The sequence TAGATCCTTTTCCCATGCAGCTGCTGTCTGGGATTTCTTGAGATCCAGATGCATTCCTTTTTCTACTCCGACAACATAACCCcccaaaagaggaagaaaccaGACGACAAGCAATGTCAGACATGCAACCACACTACGTGCCAGCTTACATGCCTGCAGCCATGGTGGCCATATTTGAGAGATAATGGCCTAACACACTACAGATGGGACGAACATAGGCTTAGGCACAGTGGGAGAGAAGCTACCAACATACTGTGCTTTATTTACAGCTTGCTAAACCCTCgaaattaagagaaatatttgaCACCATTCTCCCTTAATATTTTGCTAGCTTCTTTGCTAACAAAGCATACACTTGATGTATGAGGACTAGCATTAATGCAGCAGGTACATGTGTTGTCATCCCCGTCTCCCTCCCACCAAAACCATTCTGAGCATTGCACCTCTCTCTAGCTCCACATGTGGGGCCTCCACCTCAATGGGGTCTGCAGGCAGCACCGTGACCTTCGTTCCTGTTTGCTGGATAAACTGTTGGAGATTGACCTGTCGCAGCTCCTTTGTCAGTTGCTCCAGTTCTTGTTCCCTGTCCtgccaggaaagagaaaatatctgctgagcagcagcaagaaaaaagcagcatttcaagACTCTTTGCAATTGGGCAAcatgttgtttttcctttcaatgagaaaacttctgtgttttttttttttaattcaaatgcaaatgaaagcaTCGAAAGCTATTTTACTCTTGTAATTTATAAAGCAAGTCAATGCTCACTACTTCTTACTTGGGGTTACTAGTGGTctatttatattgctttttgAATGACTAGTGGATGTTTCTTATCacctcagaaaagcaaataaaagtgtgagcaaaaaaaaaaaaggcaagctcTGCCAGAAGTGCCCATCACAACATGGACAGCTCATTTAGCTCTTCTGTTCCAAAAAAGAGAAtacttcctttctcttcttgtcCTTTGCATTTTCTACACTGAGTGTAAATTCTGATGGACAAAACTGTCTCACTCTGCTAGTGTTTTGTACAGTGAGACCAAATCCTGGCTAGTTATCCAACCCTTCACAAGTACGAACGATGATTATTTAGGTTCTTCTTCAATGCTTCGTCATTCTGGCACGATACGCAGCACCTACAGCTCCAACAGACTACGATAATCTTGGAGTAGGATTTTTCTTCCACCCCAGACCCAGCTTCATTAGCAGAAGGCTGCATGGGAATGCCTTCAACAGCCAGGATGGGCTTTGCCTAACTGGCCACACAAGTGATGGGCTAGCTAGCCAGGCAGCACATCCACAGGCATTTCCATTCAGTGAATACTGCTGCACTCCCATTTTGGTGACACAGGGAGGTTGGGTCATCCTTATTTTCCCTAATTATCTTGTGTAAGCAGAATTATATGTGAACTTACACAAGGACTGGGGGAGAATAGCTTTGGATCTGTTGTAGAAATAGTTCCAGGTAGCCCTTATTCACTTCAGTCTTGCATTATGGTTGCAATTTAATTCAACAGTTAGTAAGAAAATTGACCAAAGTGATCTGATGTTTAAATTAGGACTTTGCAGGTGTCAATGGCTTTATCACTGATGCGTTTTTGCTTGACAGGTTCAATCAATGCAGATTTTGTGGTTGGTCCCAACTCTGAGCTACACTTGCTTCCATTCATTTGCTGTAAGCTTGTGGAGGAACTGGACTGAGAAATGGGATCAGGCCATCTCCAAACTTTAGGATAATTTTACAGAAGActtcttcaatttattttagaCCCATGACATTCTACAACTGGGCACTTAGGAGACAAAAAAATCTCACCTGTCTTTAATTACTACAAGGCTAATTCTGCAGTGCCACATTTTATGAGGTTGGAACAAAGTTGCCACTGAAGagaattcagtttaaaaaaataatcactgcaATACGCAGGGTAGCAGAACATGATAAATAATTTGTTCTTGACATTTCTCAACTCTCTCAGGAAATAAGCTAAAAAATGTTAAGTATTGCCTCAAATCCTGTTGGTTTAAGATGTGAATTTAGTATCTACTTGTGAAACCTTAGTGAGATCTTTTACTTGAAGTAGGATGGGGGTTTcttggttttttgtttgattggtgGGTTGGTTTTGCATTTAACATCTTTCTCTAGAAAAAAGGAGAGCATAATTCTGCATCTGATCCATAACTGAACATAGCCTCATATTTCGGAAAGCTATCtctactggggggggggggggctaaagaaaaggaatgacATAAGAGGTAAGACAAATCACCAGACATTTCTGAAAAGTCTACTAAAAATGACAGCTGTGTTCTCATCACTTTCAGCATAGTGAaccaacattttctttcattccataTTGAAAGGTCTAAAAACCCCATCTCAACTTTTCTAGTTTCCTATCAATTAGTTCTATCAGTGATAATATTATTTAACTTTCAGCATGCAAGAAGCTATTTCTCTATTCCTAGCTCCCAAAACTATGTAATACAGAGCTGAATTTATTCCATTCTGATCTTCCAGATCAATGCACCTTTAAGTTTAGAACAAGCTTGAAAGACCTGAACTTACCAGGAGCTTCCATAAGAAAGTGAAACCCTTGCCTACAAAAGGAATGAAACACGGAACATTTTGAACATAATCATAGCCTCAGTGGGTGTTATGGAGGACTCAACAATTTCAGCTAGCAGAAATCTGTATGCATAatttctctaggctaaataaaTATGTCCAAACCTGCTTACAGTTTTCATCTATTTTGCTTTAGGTGAAACGATCACATTTTTCTCACTCATTTAGTAAAGACAACTTATACACACATGGTTCTGGGTGCTCAGGAGTAAGGATGCAAAATCTCTTTACATATTTACAGTGGAATTATCTGACTGCAACTGCAGCCCTGTGGAATACAGTGATTGTGAATCCCAGGAATACTGCCAGAATCACAGCTCAAATGGATGTGTTGGTTCCTCAGTCTTATCTTACGTGGTATGTTAAAAGTCCAGGATTTGATCCCCAGAGTTACAATCTCTCCTTCACCTCTCTGCTAGCAGCTGTAtttccatttatatttattctttcatgCTCTATTAAATTCCAAGTGATATCATCAGCTTTTGAAAGGAAGCAGAGACTGGATTCTCTTGTGACACATGTGCTGCAAGTACCTGATGTGGAGAGAAAATCCTTAACACTGGCAAGCTGGACAGGAAAAGGGAGATGCTGTTCTTTAAAACAATGTCCCTGTAAGATAGCAGCTGTTTTAACTCTACATCCATCTACTATCCAGATGCTGCTTTTGGACTGTACTTTTTAATTCATCATTTTTGGTGGCAGAAATATCCAACAACAATCAGAAGTTTAGCTTCAGAAAAGGCTACGGTGGCACCAGTTTCCCTGAAACTTAACAATATAATGCACTGATCTGCCAAGAGCTGGGGCCTAAATTCTCAAGTTATCTAACCCTAAATCAACAGGGGTTTGAAGACAAATGCTTTTAAAGGAGTTTGGCCAAGAGCACTATGGTCCTGTTCAGCACCCAGCAGTACAACCATCCCTTGGCTAGCACTGAATGTGCTATTGTTCATGCAGGAGATGATATTTTTCTGAGCTGTGGAACAGCCCAGACTCATCAGCGTAACAGCGCTACACTGAGATAATGAGCACTCCCTCACAGCAGGGCAAAGGGACCAGATGCATTGCCATGGATGCGGCTGTGTTGCCCTCAGCTACTTTGGCTGATATTAGCTCTGGTATTTTGCTATCACGCTCTACTGCATGGTGAAGATACGCTCTGAATGATTTCTCAGAGGTCACCGGGCAGCCAGTGAATGGCAGCAAGCTCAGGCTGTAACTGATGGGAAAGGAACCTAGCCTGCATGTAAATAAGGAGAGGTTGTGTGTGAtaggtaaaattaaaattgactGTTCTTCAAAGCAATCTGAAATGCAATTTGAAAACGGGAgcaactttttcttccttttacgTAAGTTCACCACGGAAAGTTTCTTATGCGTTCTTTCGTCAACTTGAAATCTATGCTAGAAAAAATCATTATAATCAGGTTTTTGACTTTTGTTTAGCCATAGATAAAAAGGTCGTTCTTACCTGTAACCGTTTGGTAGCTTGGCCCAGAGATCTTTCTACAGCTTTGATGCCGTTTTCCAACCGTAAACTTTGCTGGCCCTGAATATCAATTTCACCTTTCACCTTCTCAATCTTTTCTTTGACCTCTTCTTCATTCACTTGGGATTCTTGAACTTCCCGATGCAACTTCTCTGCTTCGAGGCCACTCTCCATATTATGGATCTGCGACACGTAGTCCTTCAGCTTGCTCTCGCATTCCAGGATCCTCTGCCTCAtctcctggagctgctccttCAGTTGCTTCTCATTCTCTTGCTCGATCTGCAGCTCGTTTTCCCAGAACTCTTCCTCCTCGATCTctacttcatttcttttgatCTTCTGCTCTAGCTTGAGGATTTCTTCCTCCAGACTGGAGTTGTACTTCTGCTCCCAGTACCGGATCTCCGCCTCGTTGGACTCCAGCTGCTTctcaatgcactgcagtttctctgtCTGGAGGTGAATCAGtttcttcagctcttctgcTGTCGTCTTGCAGTTGTTGAGCACCTTCTGCTTGAACTCGGACTCTTTACTTTTACCGAAGATGTCCATTAGCCCCTTCGCCCCACCAGTGAAGGTCAAGGACTTCCTTTTTGGCTCCCTCCGCTTCATGGCTTTGTCATTTGGGGGCCGCAGCTTGGCCAGGGGTGGCAGGCTCTGCCGGTACAAAGTCCTCTCAGGGACGCGAGCCACACTGTCCGAGGTGGGCCTCTCACTCAGGGAGGGCCCGGTGCGGCGCAGGATCAGCTGCACGTCGCTGGCATACTGCCCCCACTTGTTGAGCGACACCACGGGGTTCTCGTGGGGCGCCAGGTGCCGCTCGGTGTCCCGCCACTTCTCGATCAGCGCGTAGCGCCCGGTGCGCCCTGAagggacaaggacaaggacagcCGTCACCGACCGCGCCGCCGCCAGGGGGGGCCGCCGCGCCGGGCAGGGCCCGCCGACGGCCCCGTCGGCGGCTCCGGGTGGCCTTTCCCCGGCACGGCCCGCGGGGCGCCCCCACAGACCGACGGACGGACCCACACCGCGGGGTCTCCGTCGTGAGGGCGAAAGCCCCGCCGTCGGGGGCAAAAAGGTGCCGAAAATCGACTGGTTTTAAAGCACGCGTTATCCCAGCGGATTTTGGAACGCTTCTGCAGTTACCATTAGCCTTAAAAACAGCGTTTGCTATTTTAATGCCGTACATATATCCATTGCCACAACAGACCATCATTTAAATGGTAATTTACGTCAGCACATAAATGCTTGAAATGCCAGTCATTTGTGCAACTATGAGGTGGGGGAGTTGGAATAAATGTAATTATCCATCTgatgtgttttctttactttctccACCTGCCTAGCCAGTGCACTTTCCcccaaggaacaaaaatatcCCCAGTCTTAGGCTGAAAGTCTGCCTCTGGCCTCCAACCACAACACTCGCACAGACTCCCCACCTCAAATTTGCAGGAGGCAAGCTCTGCTGTGCCAATTACCAAGTGGTGTAGCCCCCTAAAATCTGCTAGCATCAGACCAGCCTTAGAAAGAGCTCCCCAGGAGAATGGGTAGTTTGCTGGAAATGGTTCCTCTGATCTCACTTTCTCACAATTAGTTCATGAtgaagacaacaacaaaaatcgGCTTGACAGGCACAATCTAGAAAGCAGATTGCTTTGGCTGGTGGATCACACCAGCAATAGTTAGCTGGCCAAATAAGAGACCAAAGCATCCACATTCACTTCCAAGTCAGGAGTGAAAGCTCAAAGAAGATGCAAAGATTTAACTAATTGAAGTCAGCAAAATAGGGCAAGCAGCATGGAAACTGCATTCCGCCTCCCCTAATGCCTTATAAATAAACGACTTGAGGTAagcactggggaaaaataaaagtctatCGATAAACATACTACTGTGCTTAGcccacattttcagaaacagatttaaaagtTTATTGTCATGAAGTACTTCAAAACCAAGTTTATTATGCCAAGATACAaagtcagattttatttatttatttgtttgtttcaccaACCCACAATATTGCTCATTGATCCACGAAAATTTATAGTTTGTAGTAAGCATCAGTGTTATTATAGGAAAATAAACCTAGTGCTATTTGCCACAGCGTACTAACAATAAAACCccgaggaagaaaaatgaagtaaaagcaTGCTACAGATCCTAGGACAAAGGTTGTATTTTCCACTCTATTCTGTTAATCTTAAAAGCTTTCAGCTTTCATCTTGTAATCATGGTAATGCTACTAATGTTCTTGTTGTGTCAGAAACAGCCAGGTTCAAAGAAGTCTTAAAATTGTAATTAGAGTACCACTAGGGGAGTGGTCAGCATGCAAGTTCTATTCGCTTTGCTACTAAATGCACTGCTTAAAAGAAACATAATAAGAGGCAAAATAGAAAAGGGGGTAAGGGAATAAAGCTAGCAATCTCAACCAAAAATGAAAAGGGGAATTAAGCAAAGTGCTTGCCAAGAACTATTTCCGTCTTAGATCAGGATTCCAAATCAACATGCCGTCCTAAATAATGAACTCCATGCTCAAGAGCCACAGAAAGGAAAGTATTTAGTAAAAGTTGTATTTACAGAGTTCAACAGCCACACCTGGAGTTCAGTACTAGTCTAAAACAAAGCTGTCCTCGTCTAAGATCATTACCTAGGTTTACTCTATTCAGGCTATTTATGACAGTGTTTAACAATACCTAGAAAACCACAACAGTGATGTTTGCTTGCATTAGAGGGGGTTAATTCACAAATTAAAGGGTGAGCGAACTGATTCAAAACTAATGACACAATATTTAAGAATACAGGTATCCTTATAACAAACTGCTATTTTTGAAGTGCTACCACTAGCAAGGAGAAAGCAGGTTGCTTTGATTGTTGACAAAGAACAGTGCAATGCATGTACGCTGCTTCTTGTCTTGTATGTTGTCcaaaagctttctgaaacagAGACTTGTTTGTGTTTATGCAGCACCTGGCAGAAGAACTCAGCCCTTCCTTATTCACACAAAccctatttaaaaaatgaacttgtTTATTTATGTTATGTGCCTCACATAAGCAACATATGACATACATTAAACCATAGTGTTTTTCCAAGCTATATATTCCATACATTTAATCTCATGCAGATTTATGAAATATCTATCTATAAAGCTAGATAAGCAGTGAAGTAGACTATTCAAGAAGCTGACATAGCACAGCTTTAGTTATTGTACCAATGTTCACAATGGGTACGTGCCTTGTTAGTGGATCCCTTGCAAtgtctgaaaacaaacttttttagAATGTATACTATTAAAACACATTAgatgagtttttgtttgtttgtttgtttttttaatactttaccAAAATGTTGTACCAATGAGAATGGTAGAGAAAACAATCCAGTCAGCCCCAACCAAGCACCATCAGTGCTGTATTCTACGCTttccttctcagaaaacaaTGATTCAGGGACTGGAGAGAAGCACAGAGCCTCTACATCCCATTCACTGCCCAACTACTTCTCATTAATATTCTGTGCTGGTCTTCTGAACCTGACGGACTACGTAACATTGCCATCTCAAAACAGTCATCAAGAATTCATatctgttttgcaaaacaatGGATTACAAGCTATAACAgaagtatgtatatatttacatacataaaGCACCCTGCATCTGCAGGAAGGGTCAGTGTCAAGGTTAACAGGTTAAGTTTATACCTAAAGCCACCTTAGCATGAAAACTTATCACAGGCTCTATTAATACAGGAATGTCTTCAGAAcaacctttattttaaaagggagaaatagatcaaaaaaggaaatatggACTCCAGAACTCTGACAGCCTGCAGTGAGTCTGGGTACACTGTTTTGAACTCAGCTCTTTCTAATGCTGTTGGGTATCACTTGATCGATAAGCCATTAAAGAGCTCGCTACAACCAGTATCCTGTACTAACCTCTGCTTCTGTGCACAGCCAGACACCACAGACTTCAATGCCCATGTCGTGTGCCTGAATGAGGTAGTCTTAGCTTGAGATTGACCTAATTTGGTAATTTAAACAGATTTCATTACAATGAACAGTGATTAAAATATTGAAACACAGGAACAATGTAATTGAGCATTTCTTTTTAGACTCTCAAGGGGTGGACTTCTTAATTACACTCCATGAATGTAGTAGGACACACAACTATTATTCACTTCAAGCTTCTCTATCTGCTTTAATATTTGCAGCTGAAAAAG comes from Anser cygnoides isolate HZ-2024a breed goose chromosome 1, Taihu_goose_T2T_genome, whole genome shotgun sequence and encodes:
- the RASSF8 gene encoding ras association domain-containing protein 8; this translates as MELKVWVDGVQRIVCGVTEVTTCQEVVIALAQAIGRTGRYALIEKWRDTERHLAPHENPVVSLNKWGQYASDVQLILRRTGPSLSERPTSDSVARVPERTLYRQSLPPLAKLRPPNDKAMKRREPKRKSLTFTGGAKGLMDIFGKSKESEFKQKVLNNCKTTAEELKKLIHLQTEKLQCIEKQLESNEAEIRYWEQKYNSSLEEEILKLEQKIKRNEVEIEEEEFWENELQIEQENEKQLKEQLQEMRQRILECESKLKDYVSQIHNMESGLEAEKLHREVQESQVNEEEVKEKIEKVKGEIDIQGQQSLRLENGIKAVERSLGQATKRLQDREQELEQLTKELRQVNLQQFIQQTGTKVTVLPADPIEVEAPHVELEREPTFQSGSLKRPGSSRQLPSNLRILQNPLSSGFNPEGIYV